The following DNA comes from Synergistaceae bacterium.
GAAGATGGATCCGATGGACATATTTACTCAACCCTCCGTTGCGGGTGCCATTCTACGCGGCGCTCCTCCTGCGATTCGACCGGCGTGGAATGCCGAAGAGAGGCTTCGATGTGCCAATTCACAGCTGCCGGAGATTCTCCCTCTTCAAATAGCGATAGACCGTGGCTTCAGATATGCCGAGCCGCTCGGCCGTCCTGGCCACGGATCCCTTCAACGAGAAGAGATGCCTGTCATTGAGCATGCCGACAAATCGCATTCTCTCCTTGGGCCCCATCTCGGCGGGGGAGACAGTGAACTCGGCGATGCCCTGCTCGATGATCACATCCATCAGGTCTTCAATATCATAATCGGAGCCGGAGGAGGCATCAGGCTCGAGCAGCGACTCCACTGCGACACCCTCCTCTTCGGGGGCGGGCCTCATCCCCCTGATGAACTGAAACCTATCGTGCAGGAAGTCATGCAGTTTGACGAGGTTAGTCACGTCGTGATTCGCGCAGATCATCCCGCGAAGCTCTCCCTCCTCGTCCTTGATGAAGAAGGCGTGAGATTTGATTATCCTGCCGTCCCCGATCCTGTCCACGTGCGAGACCATGTTACGAGTGTAGCCTCCGCTTCTGACCAGCCTCACGAAGGACGGAGCGTACTCGGACATGGTGCCGCCCTCCGTCCGGCCGCTGATGTGCCCGTTTCTTATGGCGATAATGGAGGCCTCCGGGCACGAGAGGTCGTGAAGGACCAGCTCGCAGTCCGGCCCGCAGACCTCCGCGAAAAAGTCCAGTATAGAAATATACCTGTCGAAAAAACCGCTGGTGGTCGTCGGGGAAAGAGTCGGTTTCTTCATGTCCTGGTCCTCCGACCGACTCACTCTCCGGCGAGCTCCACGATGGCCCTTGCCATGATGTGAGCATTCTTCATTATGTCATCGACGGACCAGCATTCGTCCTCCTCGTGGATCTTGTAATCCTGTCCCGGGAAGACAGGACCGAACGCGACCACGTTCGGCATGGTCTTGGCGTAGGTTCCCCCGCCTATTGCTATGAGTCCGGCCTCCTCGCCGGTCACCTCCTTGTACGCCTTTTGAAGCGCTACGATGAGGGGTGAATCCTCCGGCATGTACAGGGGCGCCGCCGCCTCCGCCTTCTCCACGGATATCCCTCTCTCGCCAAGGGCCTTGTGAAGAGGCCGGGTCACCTCTTCGGCGTCCTTTGTCACAGGATAGCGTATGTTTATCGAGAAGCGCGCTCTGTCATCCTCCATGCCGACAACACCGGAACAGAGAGTTAGATTGCCGGACACCTCGTCGCTCATCCTGATTCCGAGGGACGAGCCGTCCGTCTCGAAACCCACGAGCTCCGCGAAAGCCTTGAAGAACTCGCCCTGCTCCTCCTTGAGCTTCAAGGAGACCATGAAATCGGCCAGGCATGCGAGGGCGTTGACCCCCAGCTCCGGAGTGCTTCCGTGCGCGGGCCTGCCCTTGACTACAAAGGTCATCGTCTCACCGTCCTGGCTCTCGAGAACCTCCAGCGACGAGCCCTCCGGTCCCTTCCAAGAGTCGGCCAGCGACAGTATTCGCTCACGGCACCCGGCACCGCTGGGCACCGTCACTTCGGTCTTGACCTCGGCCATCACGACGTTGTCCGCGACTCCTCCCTCGAGAGAGAGGACTCTGAAATCCCCGGAGGGCGCGAAGGGCATTGAGAGAGTGTACGTGAGGATGCCCTTCTCGGCGTTGATTATCGGGTACTCGGCGTCCGGCGTGAACCCGGCCACGGGAAGCTCCTCCCCGGCCTCGACGTAGTGCGCCATGCACTTGCTGCCCCTCTCCTCGTTCGTGCCGAAGATGACCCTCACCCTGCGCTTCAAGGGGATCTTCGAGTCGAAGACGGCCTTGGCGGCGAAGAGGGCGACTAACACCGGGCCCTTGTTGTCCAGCACGCCCCTGCCGTAGAGCATCCCGTCCTTCAACTCGCCGCCCCACGGGTCAACACTCCACCCCTTGCCCTCGGGGACCACGTCAAGGTGACCGAGGACGGCTATCATCTCGTCCCCCTCGCCCAGCTCGGCCCAGCCCGCCACGTTATCCACGTTTTTCGTCCTGAAGCCCATCCTCTCGGCGAAGGCAAGGGTCCAGTCCAGCGCCTTCCTCGGGCCCGCGCCGTAGGGCGCCCCCTCCTCGGGGTCTCCTCCCACGCTCGGGATCCGAAGGCTCTCCTGCAGAGCCGCCAACAGATCATCCTTAACAGCATCGATATTCCGACTGAGCAACATAATTCCCCCTAATCTCTGTCTATTCCGGACGAGCGGAAAAACTGGCCCGCCCTCTTGCACCTACCAGAGTATACCCCTTAAAGCGCCGGGCCACAAAGGCATCCCCTTCGTAGACTCTCGCTCCCCTCCTGAAAAAAACAACCTGCGGGCGTATGAACGTCCGCAGGTCGAACCATCTTTGCCTGTTGTTCGGACCGCCGGCCCGATTTAGATCCCTCAGCCCGTGCTCTCGGAGCTGTCAACGAACTCCGCGTCCACCACGTCATCGCTAGCGCCGGACGGTGCATCCCCTTGAGGGGCTCCTCCGCTGTTCGAGGAGGCCAGGATCTGAAGCATCTGTTTTATGTCGGAGGCGGCGACCCTTAGCGAGTCGAGCGACGAATCGTCCTTCGACAGAAGGGTTTTCCCCTCATCGACGAGCGACCTTGCACGCGCCCTCTCGTTCTCCCTGGATGAGTCGCCCTGCTGTTCGAGGGTCTTCTCCAGCTGGTAGACCAAACTCTCCAGCTCGTTCCTCGCCTCTGCCATCTCCTTCCTCTTCTTGTCCTCCGCCGCGTGCTCCTGCGCCTCTCGGATCATGCGGTCGACCTCGGACTTGTCGAGGTTGGTCGAGCCATCGATGGTTATCCTCTGCTCCTTGCCCGTGTCCTTGTCCTTCGCGGTGACGTTCAGTATTCCGTTGGCGTCGACATCGAAGGTTACTTCTATCTGCGGCAATCCCCTGGGCGCCTGGCGAATTCCCTCGAGCTTGAAGTTGCCAAGCACTCTGTTATCGGCCGCCATCTCCCGCTCGCCCTGCAGCACAACTATGTCCACTGCAGGTTGATTATCCGCCGCCGTAGAGAAAATCTCGGTCTTCCGGCAGGGGATCGTCGTGTTCTTGTCGATGAGCTTGGTCATCACCGCCCCCATCGTCTCCACTCCTAGTGAGAGGGGTATAACGTCGAGCAGCAGTACGTCCTTCATCTCGCCGCTTAATATACCCGCCTGGACCGCGGCACCTACAGCCACGACCTCGTCGGGATTCACCGACATGTTAGGCTGCTTGCCCCCTGTCAGCTTCTTCACCAGGTCCTGAACGGCGGGTATCCTGGTCGACCCTCCGACGAGCACGACCTCTTCGATCTCGCCCTCGGAGAGCTTGGCCGCCGACAGCGCGTCCTTGACCGGTCCGGTGCAGCGCTCTACAAGATGAGCGGTGAGCTGGTCAAACTTCGCCCTGGTTATGCTCATGTTGAGGTGCTTGGGGCCATTTGCGTCCGCTGTAATGAAGGGCAGCCCGATCTCGGTGTTCGCCCTGGACGAGAGCTCGCACTTCGCCTTCTCCGCGGCCTCGTAAAGCCTCTGCAGGGCCTGTTTATCCTTGCGCAGGTCGATGCCGCTCTCCTTGCGGAACTCGTCGGCGATCCAGTCGACCACAACCTTGTCGAAGTCGTCCCCTCCAAGGTGAGTGTCGCCCGATGTTGACAACACTTCCACTACTCCGTCGCCGATATCGAGGATGGAGACGTCGAAGGTGCCGCCTCCGAGGTCGAAGACCATTATCTTTTGCTCCTTCTTCTTCTCCAGCCCGTACGCGAGAGCGGCGGCGGTCGGCTCGTTCACCACGCGGAGCACGTTGAGCCCCGCGATGGTCCCGGCATCCTTGGTGGCCTGCCGCTGGGCGTCGTTGAAGTATGCGGGCACAGTAATCACCACGTCATCGATCTTCTCGCCCAGGTAGGCGGACGCATCGTTCACCAGCTTCCGCAGCACGGACGCGCTTATCTCCTCTGGCGCGTACTCCTTGCCGCCGACCGAGAATCTGACCGCTCCGTTCGGTCCCTCCGTCACCCTGTACGGAACGATCTTAAGCTCCGAGTCCACCTCATTGTACTTTCGACCCACGAAACGCTTGATCGAGAACAGGGTGCCGTCCGGGTTGAGCGTCGCCTGCCTCTTGGCCAGAGAGCCAACCAGCCTCTCGCCGTCCTTTGTAAAGGCCACCACCGAAGGGGTCGTCCTTCCGCCCTCCGCGTTGGCCACAACCTCGGGAGAACCTCCCTCCAATACCGCAATTACAGAGTTTGTCGTCCCCAGATCTATGCCTACAGCTTTTTTCATATAGCATCCCCCCCGAATCCTTTTGACTATTACTGACTAATGCTATTATACACCTGTCTTCTCCATTGTCAAGATTGGTCAGAGGGGAATTTCGTTCTTTATGTCATTTTTCGGTCGAGCTTCTCTCACCTTTCACGCCGTTTCTTTCGTCCTTGCACGAGAAGTTCTTGCCCTCCGCCATGAAGTAGACCCTCTCAGCGATGTTTATGACGTGATCCCCGGCTCGCTCAAGATGCCGGGCCACCCACAGCTCCGAGGCACCGATCTCGACGGCTTTCACTCCGTCATCCCCTGAATGGATCACGGTATCCTCCAAGAAGTCCGTGTAACAGCGCGCGTAGAGGGAGTCCACCTCGTCATCGCGTTCCCAGAGTGCGGACGCCATGTTTTTGTCCTCGTTTTCGAAGGACTCAAGCGCCTTGGCGAACATCTCCAGAACGAGCGAGAGCATCTCGAGCAGGACCTCGCGCCTGGGGTATGCCACTCCTGGAGCGACCCTTGGCGCCTTCTCGGCGATATTGACCGCCTGGTCGCCTATTCGCTCGAGGTCGGTTATTATCTTCAGGACCGCCAGTATAAAGTAGAGCTCCTCTCTTGCGGGGGAGCGGAGAGCGATCGAAGCAAGGCACTCCTGGTCCACTTCACTCTCCATACGGTCGATGGTATCGTCTTCCTTGATGACCCGGCGCGCCAGCACCTCGTCATGGTCGAGGAATGCGTGCACGGCGTTTTCGAGAAGCCTTGCGGCGCCCTTCCCCATCTTCACCACGAGGGAGACTATCCTCTCTTTATCCAGCCTGTATAAATGGGACTGAATATCGGCAATACTGCTCATTCCTCCTCGCCCCCTTAATGGTTTCTTGAGGTGTCGCGATAGCGATGCGCCTCGCCCCTGGCGATTTCAAGGGAGGTCTTCACCAGCAGATAGGCCTGAGACATGTAGTCGAGCAGAGGGGCCAATTCTCTGCGGCTGATGGCATCCACCCCCAGCCAGAGCCTGATCTTTCTCTCAAGCTCCTCGTACTCCCTCCCGTAGTGTCCTGCGTCGCTTGCAAAATCCGCATCTGCCAGGGCGAAGGCCCTCAGAGCGTAACGGACATTGATAAGGACGAGGGATGAAAACTCTTTCCACGTGTCGTCCCCTAACTCCCGTTTGAACTGTTCTGCCACACCCGCCTCGGCAAGCAGTCTCAGCTCTCCCATCAGGATTTTTGCCATCTGGCGGAAGGAGAGCACGGAATAGGAGACGCTTGAGTAGTCGGCTTTCAAGACTTTGTCCTCGGATGGCACACGTATCCTGAACATGTACTCCTGGCATGCCTCCGACAGGCTGTCTATAGCCTCGGGGAGGCTGTTCTGCTCCTCCAGGCCCGGCATACTCTTGTCTGTCAGGAAGAGAGACTGGCAGTAGAGCTCGATGTAGTTTGCCAAGCGAATTATCTCCTTGGAGAGCAGAAGTATAGCGAGAGCGGGGACCTCGAGCAGCTCCTCGTCCAAGTAGACGGGGTCACCGAGGCTCTCTTCTTTTCCCCGCTCCATCAGCCGGTCGGTCAGTCTCGCCAGCCAGTCGGAGAGGGGATAGAAGACGATGGAGTTGAATATGGCGACTCCAAGCTGCACTTGGAACACAAGGACGGCCATGTCCGCCGTGCTGGAGGCGATAAGCCTCTGGGCGAGGCCCCAGAAGGGGATGACGATGAGCACTCCCAGGATCTTGTATATCAGGGTGCAGACCCCCAGCTTCTTGGCGTTGTGCCTGCCCACGAATGCGGCCAGCACCACGGTGATTCGGGCGGCGCACACTATGGGAAGAAAGGAGGATACGGGCAGGGCGCCAGCGTCCGCCAAGGTGATCACCACCGCAAGCACAGCGGAGTTGCTCTGGAGTATCGTGGTCGCAAGAAAGGCCACGATACCGACCAGCCAGGGGCTGTTTGCTGTCACAGTCAGCATCCGAGAGAACCAAGGAGCGTTCAGAAGCGACGGTACGCCGATTTTCAGCACGAACATGCCCAGAAGGACTATCGAAATGCCCTGTAGTACGCGCCCGATTCGGTAGACGTTGCCCCTTCCGAATCTGACCATCAAGTAGCTTGCGCAGAACATGAGCGGTGAATAGACGGCGATGTTCATGCTCAGCAGGAAGGTGACGAATGTGCCCCCTACGCTCGTCCCCATCATGACTACCACGGATCCGGCGAAGGAGAGCATTCCCGCGTCCACGAAGCCTACAGCAAAGGCCGTCCCTAAAGTGCTGCCCTGTCCTATCGCCGCGAGCACCACGCCGAAGAGAAAGGCCATGGGCTTTTTCTGCGTGAAGCGAAGGAGGAGTTCCTTGGCCTTGTCTCCAAAGCTGGTACCGAAGGCTATGGTCGTCTGCTCTATGCCGTACAGGAAGAGGGCCAGCCCACCCAGGATGTTTATAGCGGCGAGCAGCTGGGGGTTCATGCTTTAGCCTCTCGGTTCTTTCTGCTCTCCCTGATGAACGGAACGACCACCGAGGCAAAGGCCAGTAGAAGCAGCGCGAGCGACAGCGGCCGCTTAAGGAAGAGCGAGAGCCCCCCCATCATGATGGTGGTGCGCAGGTTTTTCTCTATCATCGTGCCCAGTATCATGCCGAGCACTATGGGCGAGACGGGTAT
Coding sequences within:
- the pepV gene encoding dipeptidase PepV, with translation MLSRNIDAVKDDLLAALQESLRIPSVGGDPEEGAPYGAGPRKALDWTLAFAERMGFRTKNVDNVAGWAELGEGDEMIAVLGHLDVVPEGKGWSVDPWGGELKDGMLYGRGVLDNKGPVLVALFAAKAVFDSKIPLKRRVRVIFGTNEERGSKCMAHYVEAGEELPVAGFTPDAEYPIINAEKGILTYTLSMPFAPSGDFRVLSLEGGVADNVVMAEVKTEVTVPSGAGCRERILSLADSWKGPEGSSLEVLESQDGETMTFVVKGRPAHGSTPELGVNALACLADFMVSLKLKEEQGEFFKAFAELVGFETDGSSLGIRMSDEVSGNLTLCSGVVGMEDDRARFSINIRYPVTKDAEEVTRPLHKALGERGISVEKAEAAAPLYMPEDSPLIVALQKAYKEVTGEEAGLIAIGGGTYAKTMPNVVAFGPVFPGQDYKIHEEDECWSVDDIMKNAHIMARAIVELAGE
- the dnaK gene encoding molecular chaperone DnaK — encoded protein: MKKAVGIDLGTTNSVIAVLEGGSPEVVANAEGGRTTPSVVAFTKDGERLVGSLAKRQATLNPDGTLFSIKRFVGRKYNEVDSELKIVPYRVTEGPNGAVRFSVGGKEYAPEEISASVLRKLVNDASAYLGEKIDDVVITVPAYFNDAQRQATKDAGTIAGLNVLRVVNEPTAAALAYGLEKKKEQKIMVFDLGGGTFDVSILDIGDGVVEVLSTSGDTHLGGDDFDKVVVDWIADEFRKESGIDLRKDKQALQRLYEAAEKAKCELSSRANTEIGLPFITADANGPKHLNMSITRAKFDQLTAHLVERCTGPVKDALSAAKLSEGEIEEVVLVGGSTRIPAVQDLVKKLTGGKQPNMSVNPDEVVAVGAAVQAGILSGEMKDVLLLDVIPLSLGVETMGAVMTKLIDKNTTIPCRKTEIFSTAADNQPAVDIVVLQGEREMAADNRVLGNFKLEGIRQAPRGLPQIEVTFDVDANGILNVTAKDKDTGKEQRITIDGSTNLDKSEVDRMIREAQEHAAEDKKRKEMAEARNELESLVYQLEKTLEQQGDSSRENERARARSLVDEGKTLLSKDDSSLDSLRVAASDIKQMLQILASSNSGGAPQGDAPSGASDDVVDAEFVDSSESTG
- the phoU gene encoding phosphate signaling complex protein PhoU — encoded protein: MSSIADIQSHLYRLDKERIVSLVVKMGKGAARLLENAVHAFLDHDEVLARRVIKEDDTIDRMESEVDQECLASIALRSPAREELYFILAVLKIITDLERIGDQAVNIAEKAPRVAPGVAYPRREVLLEMLSLVLEMFAKALESFENEDKNMASALWERDDEVDSLYARCYTDFLEDTVIHSGDDGVKAVEIGASELWVARHLERAGDHVINIAERVYFMAEGKNFSCKDERNGVKGERSSTEK
- a CDS encoding Na/Pi cotransporter family protein: MNPQLLAAINILGGLALFLYGIEQTTIAFGTSFGDKAKELLLRFTQKKPMAFLFGVVLAAIGQGSTLGTAFAVGFVDAGMLSFAGSVVVMMGTSVGGTFVTFLLSMNIAVYSPLMFCASYLMVRFGRGNVYRIGRVLQGISIVLLGMFVLKIGVPSLLNAPWFSRMLTVTANSPWLVGIVAFLATTILQSNSAVLAVVITLADAGALPVSSFLPIVCAARITVVLAAFVGRHNAKKLGVCTLIYKILGVLIVIPFWGLAQRLIASSTADMAVLVFQVQLGVAIFNSIVFYPLSDWLARLTDRLMERGKEESLGDPVYLDEELLEVPALAILLLSKEIIRLANYIELYCQSLFLTDKSMPGLEEQNSLPEAIDSLSEACQEYMFRIRVPSEDKVLKADYSSVSYSVLSFRQMAKILMGELRLLAEAGVAEQFKRELGDDTWKEFSSLVLINVRYALRAFALADADFASDAGHYGREYEELERKIRLWLGVDAISRRELAPLLDYMSQAYLLVKTSLEIARGEAHRYRDTSRNH